The Nitratidesulfovibrio sp. SRB-5 genome includes a window with the following:
- a CDS encoding methyl-accepting chemotaxis protein, whose protein sequence is MTIRQKLIYGLGTLTLLNLVMGVAMVLALGNINMLVDELVSKHVELEETVYAMRHDVSQLRRYEKDTLLNIANAERLRGYLPQHEKAATNLAAHTDAAERKLRDIPELANLLQQVAAIRSLSGPYLSSFSVLTREAPAAGLSAEQANIRFDAGREQAHKLEQSIEELTKATIEATRDHADETNNTGSMLRTGAAVAFSLAVLLGGLLAVGLYRTIQAPLAALTDFGRRIADGDFEYKSSFRFTAEMGQLHETITHMVDAIRERVAYNRAIINRVPDPIIVTGPRRNIRALNSAACALLGHAEDDLIGKPLDSYQGADVYGAEPPIDRLARTSEAETQLDFTRQTGGETRYFHSRAATVRKPDGTLVGYMEIRQDITAVKRGELEALERSERIAGVARDADAIATTVADAASQLSDRVGEAARGADRQLQRSSESATAMDEMAATVREVARNASDTNRTTAEMSERARQGADIVEKVAAAIEGLGSHSRELRSEMEKLGTQASDIGNVLGVISDIADQTNLLALNAAIEAARAGDAGRGFAVVADEVRKLAEKTMNATREVEAAIGGIQQSARRSAEATDVAVRGVTDSQALANEAGGMLQEIVHAVQQASDQVNSIATAAEQQAATGDELNRIIAEVNEISGSTAMRMSEAETAIAELSAQAAALRRLMDSMT, encoded by the coding sequence ATGACCATACGCCAGAAACTCATCTACGGCCTAGGCACGCTCACCCTGCTCAACCTGGTCATGGGCGTGGCCATGGTGCTGGCTCTCGGCAACATCAACATGCTGGTGGACGAACTGGTCTCCAAGCACGTGGAACTGGAAGAAACCGTGTACGCCATGCGCCACGACGTAAGCCAGCTGCGCCGCTACGAAAAGGACACCCTGCTCAACATCGCCAACGCGGAACGGCTGCGCGGCTACCTGCCCCAGCACGAAAAGGCCGCCACGAACCTTGCCGCCCACACCGACGCCGCCGAACGCAAGCTGCGCGACATACCGGAGCTGGCCAACCTGCTGCAACAGGTTGCCGCCATCCGTTCGCTGAGCGGCCCGTATCTTTCGTCCTTTTCCGTGCTGACCCGCGAAGCCCCCGCCGCCGGCCTCTCCGCCGAGCAGGCCAACATCCGCTTCGATGCAGGGCGAGAACAGGCCCACAAGCTGGAACAGTCCATCGAGGAACTGACCAAGGCCACCATAGAGGCCACCCGCGATCACGCGGATGAAACAAACAACACCGGCTCCATGCTGCGCACCGGGGCCGCCGTGGCCTTCTCCTTGGCAGTGCTGCTGGGCGGCCTGCTGGCCGTGGGGCTGTACCGCACCATTCAGGCCCCGCTGGCGGCCCTGACCGACTTTGGCAGGCGCATCGCGGATGGCGACTTCGAGTACAAGAGCTCCTTCCGCTTCACGGCGGAAATGGGCCAGCTGCACGAAACCATCACCCACATGGTGGACGCCATCCGCGAACGGGTGGCCTACAACCGGGCCATCATCAACCGCGTGCCCGATCCCATCATCGTCACCGGGCCGCGCCGCAACATCCGCGCCCTGAACAGCGCCGCCTGCGCCCTGCTGGGCCATGCGGAAGACGACCTGATCGGCAAGCCGCTGGACAGCTACCAGGGGGCGGACGTGTACGGCGCGGAGCCTCCCATCGACCGTCTGGCCCGCACCAGCGAGGCCGAAACCCAACTGGACTTCACCCGGCAGACAGGCGGCGAGACGCGCTACTTCCATTCCCGCGCGGCCACGGTGCGCAAGCCCGACGGCACGCTGGTGGGGTACATGGAAATCCGCCAGGACATCACAGCCGTGAAGCGCGGCGAACTGGAAGCGCTGGAACGCAGCGAACGCATTGCCGGGGTGGCCCGCGATGCCGACGCCATTGCCACCACCGTGGCCGATGCCGCCAGCCAGCTTTCCGACCGGGTGGGCGAGGCCGCGCGCGGGGCCGACAGGCAGTTGCAGCGCAGTTCCGAATCGGCCACCGCCATGGACGAAATGGCCGCCACGGTACGCGAGGTGGCCCGCAACGCCTCGGACACCAACCGCACCACGGCGGAAATGTCCGAACGGGCCAGGCAGGGCGCGGACATCGTGGAAAAGGTGGCCGCCGCCATCGAAGGGCTGGGCAGCCATTCGCGCGAACTGCGCAGCGAAATGGAAAAACTGGGCACCCAGGCCAGCGACATCGGCAACGTGCTGGGCGTCATCAGCGACATTGCCGACCAGACCAACCTGCTGGCGCTGAACGCGGCCATCGAGGCGGCCCGCGCCGGAGATGCCGGGCGCGGCTTTGCCGTGGTGGCCGACGAGGTGCGCAAGCTGGCCGAAAAAACCATGAACGCCACCCGCGAGGTGGAGGCGGCCATCGGGGGCATCCAGCAGTCGGCACGGCGCAGCGCGGAAGCCACCGACGTTGCCGTGCGCGGCGTGACCGACAGCCAGGCCCTGGCCAACGAGGCGGGCGGCATGTTGCAGGAAATCGTGCACGCGGTGCAGCAGGCATCCGACCAGGTGAACTCCATCGCCACCGCCGCCGAGCAGCAGGCCGCCACCGGCGATGAACTGAACCGCATCATCGCCGAGGTGAACGAAATATCCGGCTCCACGGCCATGCGCATGTCCGAGGCGGAAACCGCCATCGCCGAGCTTTCGGCCCAGGCCGCCGCCCTGCGGCGGCTGATGGATTCCATGACGTAG
- a CDS encoding DUF438 domain-containing protein gives MHLAPSTSIHDLVSERPYLIDVLADFAPAFAKLKNPLLRNTLGRVATLQQAADIAGLEVNGLMLHITRGVLDHSSEAVTIVPKGAPGTGAKPGPKPAAETGASPCATACGTPCDAGQAPASGSPLSDATRMDTLKELIRELHAGADPATLKARFAAAVGDISGGDIARLEQAMVAEGLPEAEIKRLCSLHVDLFKGALDEAPAVSAPAGHPVRTYMDENAKAMEVADEIISQVDRMHRTPGDRTSPIDEMAWSFSSRYVKELLEDLAHIEVHYTRKENQLFPLLEENGIEAPPKVMWEVHDDIRGLFKAARAAMENLAATAAALAARDAAEAVKDMVYKEEKVLFPMALESLTEAQWARVRHGEDEIGYAWVTPGDEWTPQTPYLAGVADTAGRTRAGGAAQLVQLDTGALAPNVLNQMLRSLPVDLSFVDANDRVAYYSDVPHRIFPRSAAVIGRNVRNCHPPKSVHMVEDILARFKAGERDTAEFWIELGGRFLHIRYFAVRDTDGSYLGCLEVSQDVTDIRALTGQRRLLEWS, from the coding sequence ATGCATCTCGCCCCGTCCACGTCCATACACGATCTTGTCTCGGAGCGCCCCTACCTCATCGACGTGCTGGCCGACTTCGCGCCCGCCTTCGCCAAGCTGAAGAACCCGCTGCTGCGCAACACGCTGGGCCGGGTGGCCACCTTGCAGCAGGCGGCGGACATTGCCGGGCTGGAGGTCAACGGCCTGATGCTGCACATTACGCGCGGCGTGCTGGACCATTCCTCCGAGGCCGTGACCATCGTGCCCAAGGGCGCGCCCGGCACGGGCGCAAAGCCCGGCCCCAAACCCGCTGCCGAAACCGGGGCATCGCCCTGCGCCACCGCCTGCGGCACGCCGTGCGATGCCGGACAGGCGCCCGCGTCCGGCTCGCCCCTGTCCGATGCCACGCGCATGGACACCCTGAAGGAACTCATCCGCGAGCTGCACGCCGGGGCGGACCCGGCAACGCTGAAGGCGCGCTTTGCCGCCGCCGTGGGCGATATTTCCGGCGGGGACATTGCCCGGCTGGAACAGGCCATGGTGGCCGAGGGCCTGCCGGAGGCCGAGATAAAGCGCCTGTGCTCGCTGCACGTGGACCTGTTCAAGGGCGCGCTGGACGAGGCCCCGGCCGTTTCCGCGCCCGCCGGGCACCCGGTGCGCACCTACATGGACGAAAACGCCAAGGCCATGGAAGTGGCCGACGAAATCATCTCGCAGGTGGACCGCATGCACCGCACCCCCGGCGACCGCACCTCGCCCATCGACGAGATGGCCTGGTCGTTCAGCAGCCGCTACGTAAAGGAACTGCTGGAAGACCTGGCCCACATCGAGGTGCACTACACCCGCAAGGAAAACCAGCTGTTCCCCCTGCTGGAGGAAAACGGCATAGAGGCCCCGCCCAAGGTCATGTGGGAAGTGCACGACGACATCCGCGGACTGTTCAAGGCCGCCCGCGCGGCCATGGAAAACCTGGCCGCCACGGCAGCCGCACTGGCCGCGCGCGACGCGGCGGAAGCCGTGAAGGACATGGTGTACAAGGAAGAGAAGGTGCTCTTCCCCATGGCCCTGGAATCGCTGACGGAAGCCCAGTGGGCGCGGGTGCGCCACGGCGAGGACGAAATCGGCTACGCCTGGGTGACGCCCGGCGACGAATGGACGCCGCAGACTCCCTATCTGGCGGGCGTGGCGGACACGGCAGGCCGGACGCGCGCCGGTGGTGCCGCGCAACTGGTGCAACTGGATACCGGCGCGCTGGCGCCCAACGTACTCAACCAGATGCTGCGCAGCCTGCCGGTGGACCTCAGTTTCGTGGATGCCAACGACCGGGTGGCCTACTATTCCGACGTACCGCACCGCATCTTTCCGCGCAGCGCGGCGGTTATCGGGCGCAACGTGCGCAACTGCCACCCGCCGAAATCCGTGCACATGGTCGAGGACATCCTGGCCAGATTCAAGGCTGGCGAACGGGATACGGCGGAATTCTGGATCGAGCTTGGCGGACGCTTCCTGCACATCCGCTACTTTGCGGTGCGCGATACCGACGGCTCCTACCTCGGCTGCCTGGAAGTGTCGCAGGACGTTACGGACATCCGCGCCCTGACCGGCCAGCGCCGCCTGCTGGAATGGAGCTGA